A window of the Gossypium hirsutum isolate 1008001.06 chromosome A03, Gossypium_hirsutum_v2.1, whole genome shotgun sequence genome harbors these coding sequences:
- the LOC107963684 gene encoding putative disease resistance protein RGA1, with translation MAESFAFEIAGKVLEKLGSAAYETISLAWGVREEFEKLKLTLAAIRAVVLDAEQQRARSLELSLWLQRFKDACYHVEDLIDEFEIEALRRQVLKRGSTVRKVRHFFSGSNPLAFRFRMGYKIKKANEMLKEIAAEKAKFHLTEKHETNVIHRERETYSFVKTSSVIGRDEAKQHLINLLMNPTDGEDIPVLPIVGIGGIGKTTLAQLVFNEESVKSHFELRIWVCVTEDFDIKQLMIKIIKSATGMNCKDMNKEELHKVLQDCLNGKRFFMVLDDVWNEDKKKWSELKDLLCGGAQGSKIIVTTRIRKVATITGTIPPYDLEHLSYENCLSLFLKLAFKEGEEKQHDNLVRIGEGIVQKCKGVALAVKTLGSLLCSTRVQHDWELVRDSELWKLKQEENDILPALKLSYDHLPWYLKQCFAFCSVFPKDFEFSHLLLISLWMANGFLQSPYENEEPEDIGNRYMQELLSRSFFQQVDDDLLFPTLKMHDLVHDLALSVAQNEVNSCNHYSTGNVRHLWFDLSKQDASQLPNNLRCLQSLFLLNEDGKADSESLVAEVISRSKHLRVLHLANCSLEQLPNNIRYLKQLRCLNLGNNGNIKRLANSICNLQSLQTLSLGGCWGIEELPKDIRYLISLRSLMVTTKQTRLQENRISCLTSLRTLIFSECENLEKLFEDIQNLTALRELFIVECNNLVSLPQGLNYLTALEILVIFNCEKLDLTMEELELEKKEDGSLRKLAIGGVPKLESLPQWILLGSAKTLQRLTIGELENLSMLPTWFQHLTSLQTLEIGDCPKLSFLPEGLQHLTALKRLHIGECQKLSKRCIKETGEDWPKIAHVPDFYCDETDDK, from the coding sequence ATGGCTGAATCCTTTGCATTCGAGATCGCCGGAAAAGTATTGGAGAAACTAGGGAGTGCTGCCTATGAAACAATTAGCTTGGCATGGGGTGTTCGAGAGGAGTTTGAAAAGCTTAAGCTGACCCTAGCTGCTATCAGAGCTGTGGTCCTGGATGCTGAACAACAACGGGCTCGTAGCCTGGAACTCAGTCTTTGGCTGCAAAGGTTCAAAGATGCTTGCTACCACGTGGAAGATTTGATAGACGAGTTCGAGATCGAAGCGTTGAGGAGGCAAGTCCTGAAACGGGGAAGCACTGTAAGGAAGGTACGCCATTTCTTTTCTGGCTCTAACCCTTTGGCATTTCGCTTTAGGATGGGCTATAAGATCAAAAAGGCAAACGAGATGCTGAAAGAGATTGCAGCTGAAAAGGCCAAGTTTCATCTCACTGAAAAACATGAAACTAATGTCATACATCGTGAGAGGGAAACCTACTCCTTTGTTAAGACATCTAGTGTCATCGGTCGAGATGAGGCTAAACAACACCTAATAAACTTGTTAATGAATCCAACTGATGGGGAAGATATCCCTGTCCTTCCCATAGTTGGGATCGGAGGTATTGGGAAAACTACCCTTGCCCAATTGGTGTTTAACGAGGAGAGTGTGAAGTCGCATTTTGAATTGAGAATCTGGGTGTGTGTTACAGAGGATTTTGACATCAAACAACTGatgataaaaatcattaaatctgCCACTGGTATGAACTGCAAGGACATGAATAAGGAGGAATTACATAAAGTTTTACAAGATTGTTTGAATGGTAAAAGATTTTTTATGGTACTAGATGATGTCTGGAACGAGGACAAGAAGAAATGGAGTGAGCTGAAAGATTTGTTGTGTGGGGGAGCCCAAGGGAGTAAAATCATTGTCACAACTCGTATCCGCAAAGTGGCTACAATCACAGGCACAATCCCTCCATACGATTTAGAGCATCTTTCTTATGAGAATTGCCTATCATTGTTTCTTAAACTTGCCTTTAAAGAAGGTGAAGAGAAACAACATGACAATCTTGTAAGAATCGGGGAAGGAATTGTTCAAAAATGCAAAGGGGTTGCTTTGGCCGTGAAGACTTTAGGCAGTCTACTCTGTTCAACAAGGGTACAACATGATTGGGAACTTGTTAGAGATAGTGAACTATGGAAGTTGAAACAGGAGGAAAATGACATCTTGCCTGCTCTAAAACTAAGTTATGATCATTTGCCCTGGTATTTAAAGCAATGTTTTgctttttgttcagtttttccAAAAGATTTTGAATTCAGTCATCTCCTTTTGATCTCCCTTTGGATGGCAAATGGCTTTTTGCAATCACCATACGAAAATGAAGAGCCAGAAGATATTGGGAATCGGTATATGCAAGAGTTACTGTCAAGATCTTTCTTCCAACAAGTTGACGATGACCTTTTATTTCCCACCTTGAAAATGCATGATTTAGTACATGATCTTGCATTATCAGTGGCGCAAAATGAGGTGAATTCATGTAACCATTATTCGACTGGGAATGTTCGACATTTATGGTTTGATCTATCAAAGCAAGATGCTTCCCAGTTACCAAATAACTTGCGTTGTCTGCAATCACTTTTCTTATTAAATGAAGATGGCAAGGCTGATAGCGAATCTCTTGTTGCAGAAGTCATCTCAAGGTCTAAACAtttgagggtgttacatttggctAACTGCAGTTTAGAGCAATTGCCAAACAACATACGTTATTTAAAGCAGTTGAGATGTTTGAACCTAGGCAACAATGGAAATATAAAAAGACTTGCAAATTCCATTTGCAATTTGCAGAGTTTGCAAACACTTAGCCTTGGTGGATGTTGGGGAATTGAAGAGTTACCAAAAGACATAAGGTACCTGATCAGCCTTAGATCATTAATGGTAACAACAAAACAGACTCGTTTGCAAGAGAATAGAATATCGTGCCTAACTTCTCTTCGGACGTTGATCTTTTCTGAGtgtgaaaatttagaaaaattgtttGAAGACATTCAAAACCTAACAGCCCTTCGGGAATTATTCATAGTTGAATGCAACAACTTGGTTTCATTGCCACAAGGTTTAAATTACCTAACTGCAttagaaattttggtaattttcaatTGTGAAAAGCTTGATCTCACTATGGAGGAGTTGGAACTTGAGAAGAAAGAAGACGGTAGCCTCCGGAAACTGGCGATTGGAGGAGTGCCAAAGCTGGAGTCACTACCCCAGTGGATTCTCCTAGGATCCGCCAAAACATTGCAGCGCTTGACTATAGGAGAATTAGAGAATCTCTCGATGTTACCAACATGGTTCCAACATCTCACATCGCTTCAAACTCTTGAAATTGGTGATTGTCCAAAGTTGTCGTTTCTGCCCGAAGGGCTGCAACACCTTACTGCACTCAAAAGATTACATATTGGAGAGTGTCAAAAATTAAGCAAAAGATGCATTAAAGAAACCGGTGAAGACTGGCCTAAGATTGCTCATGTCCCTGATTTTTATTGTGACGAAACAGATGACAAATAG
- the LOC107887490 gene encoding putative disease resistance protein RGA4, producing MAQFFAFGIARKVLEKLGNVAYEGICSAWGVRNEFEKLKDTLAAIRAVVLDAEQQQVRTQELSLWLQRFKDACYDVEDLIDEFEIQALRRQVLERGSTGRKVRHFFSGSNPLAFRFRMGCKIKKLNEMLNEIAANKAKFHVTQNHETNVIHRGRETYSFVKTSSVIGRDEAKQHLLNLLMNPTDGEDIPVLPIVGIGGIGKTTLAQLVFNEESVKSHFELRIWVCVTEDFDIKQLMIKIIKSATGMNCKEKNKEELHKVLHDRLDGKRFLMVLDDVWNGDKKKWSELKDLLCGGAQGSRIIVTTRIRKVATITGTIPPYDLEHLSYDNCLSLFLKLAFKEGEEKQHDNLVRIGEGIVQKCKGVALAVKTLGSLLCSTREQHDWERVRDSELWKLKQEEDDILPALKLSYYHLPWYLKQCFAFCSVFPKDFEFYPIYLIRLWMANGFLQSPYENEEPEDIGNRYIQELLSRCFFQQVEEKCFFSTLKMHDLVHDLALSVVQNEENSYNHYSTGNVRYLWFDKSKQAASQLPNNLGRLQSFFLLDEGGNADSESLIAEVISRSKHLRVLHLSGCSFEHLPTNIRYLKQLRDLNLAYNGNIKRLPNSICNLQSLQTLELAGCRGIEELPKDIRYLISLRELTVTTKQTSLQENGTSCLTSLRRLIFSECKNLEKLFEDIQKLTALRELFIEECNNLVSLPQGLKYLTALETLAILNCEKLDLTMEELELERKEGGSLRKLAIGGLPNLELLPQWILLGSTKTLQQLYIQDLQNLSTLPTWFQHLTSLQCLYIRNCLKLSSLPEEMQHLTALKKLSIAMCPKLSKRCTGEDWHKIAHVPEIYYDVFKTTTNDE from the coding sequence ATGGCTCAATTCTTTGCATTCGGGATCGCCAGAAAAGTATTGGAGAAACTAGGCAATGTTGCTTACGAAGGAATTTGCTCCGCATGGGGTGTTCGAAATGAGTTCGAAAAGCTTAAAGACACGCTAGCTGCTATCAGAGCTGTGGTCCTGGATGCTGAACAACAACAGGTTCGTACCCAGGAGCTCAGTCTTTGGCTACAAAGGTTCAAAGATGCTTGCTATGACGTGGAAGATTTGATAGACGAGTTCGAGATCCAAGCATTGAGGAGGCAAGTCCTGGAACGGGGAAGCACTGGAAGGAAGGTACGCCATTTCTTTTCTGGCTCTAACCCTTTGGCATTTCGCTTTAGGATGGGCTGTAAGATCAAAAAGTTAAACGAGATGTTGAATGAGATTGCGGCTAACAAGGCCAAGTTTCATGTCACTCAAAATCATGAAACTAACGTCATACATCGTGGGAGGGAAACCTACTCCTTTGTTAAGACATCTAGTGTCATCGGTCGAGATGAAGCTAAACAACACCTACTAAACTTGTTAATGAATCCAACTGATGGGGAAGATATCCCTGTCCTTCCCATAGTTGGGATCGGAGGTATTGGGAAAACTACCCTTGCCCAATTGGTGTTTAACGAGGAGAGTGTGAAGTCGCATTTTGAATTGAGAATTTGGGTGTGTGTTACAGAGGATTTTGACATCAAACAACTGatgataaaaatcattaaatctgCCACTGGTATGAACTGCAAGGAGAAGAATAAGGAGGAATTACATAAAGTTTTACACGATCGTTTGGATGGTAAAAGATTTTTGATGGTACTAGATGATGTCTGGAACGGGGACAAGAAGAAGTGGAGTGAGCTGAAAGATTTGCTGTGTGGGGGAGCCCAAGGGAGTAGAATAATTGTCACAACTCGTATCCGCAAAGTGGCTACAATCACAGGCACAATCCCTCCATATGATTTAGAGCATCTTTCTTATGACAATTGTCTATCATTGTTTCTTAAACTTGCCTTTAAAGAAGGCGAAGAGAAACAACATGACAATCTTGTAAGAATCGGGGAAGGAATTGTTCAAAAATGCAAAGGGGTTGCTTTGGCCGTGAAGACTTTAGGCAGCCTACTCTGTTCAACTAGGGAACAACATGATTGGGAACGTGTCAGAGACAGTGAGCTATGGAAATTGAAACAGGAGGAAGATGACATACTGCCTGCTCTCAAACTAAGTTATTATCATTTGCCCTGGTATTTAAAGCAATGTTTTGCCTTTTGTTCAGTTTTTCCAAAAGATTTTGAATTCTATCCAATCTATTTGATCCGATTGTGGATGGCCAATGGCTTTTTGCAATCACCATACGAAAATGAAGAGCCAGAAGATATTGGGAATCGGTATATACAAGAGTTACTATCAAGATGTTTCTTCCAACAAGTTGAAGAAAAGTGTTTTTTTTCCACCTTGAAAATGCATGATTTAGTACATGATCTTGCATTATCAGTGGTGCAAAACGAGGAGAATTCATATAACCATTATTCGACTGGGAATGTTCGATATTTATGGTTTGATAAATCAAAGCAAGCTGCTTCCCAGTTGCCAAATAACTTGGGCCGTCTACAATCATTTTTCTTGTTAGATGAAGGCGGCAATGCTGATAGCGAATCTCTTATTGCAGAAGTCATCTCAAGGTCTAAACATTTGAGGGTGCTACATTTGTCTGGCTGCAGTTTTGAGCATTTGCCAACCAATATACGTTATTTAAAGCAGTTGAGAGATTTGAACCTAGCCTACAATGGAAATATAAAAAGACTTCCAAATTCCATTTGCAATTTGCAGAGTTTGCAAACACTTGAGCTTGCTGGATGTAGGGGAATTGAAGAGTTACCAAAAGACATAAGGTACCTGATTAGCCTTAGAGAATTAACGGTAACAACAAAACAGACGAGTTTGCAAGAGAATGGAACATCGTGCCTAACTTCTCTTCGAAGGTTGATCTTTTCTGAAtgtaaaaatttagaaaaattgtttGAAGACATTCAAAAGCTCACAGCCCTTCGAGAATTGTTCATCGAAGAATGCAACAACTTGGTTTCATTGCCACAAGGTTTAAAATACCTAACTGCATTAGAAACTTTGGCAATTTTAAATTGTGAGAAGCTTGATCTCACTATGGAGGAGTTGGAACTTGAGAGGAAAGAAGGTGGTAGCCTTAGAAAATTGGCAATCGGAGGTCTGCCAAACCTGGAGTTACTACCCCAATGGATTCTTCTAGGATCCACCAAAACCTTGCAGCAATTGTATATCCAAGACTTACAGAATCTCTCGACGTTACCAACGTGGTTCCAACATCTCACATCGCTTCAATGCCTCTACATTAGAAATTGCTTAAAGTTGTCGTCTTTACCAGAAGAGATGCAACACCTCACTGCACTCAAAAAATTAAGCATTGCAATGTGtccaaaattaagtaaaagatgtACCGGTGAAGACTGGCATAAGATTGCCCATGTCCCTGAGATTTATTATGATGTTTTTAAGACAACAACAAATGATGAATag